Part of the Rhodococcus sp. OK302 genome is shown below.
AGTGCGGCTCTTCGCAACAGGCAGTTCATCAAGCTGCCGCGGGTGTCATCTCCGGTCAGTACGACGTGGCTATCGCCGGCGGTGTCGAGATGATGAGTGCCGTCCCGATGGGTTCGGCGCGAGCCGACGCCAGATTCGGTGAGCCGCACGGTCCGCTGGTGTGGGATCGCTACAACGGTGTCCGGTTCAATCAGGGCATGGGCGCGCAGATGATCGCGGAAAAGTACGGCATTTCTCGGGCCGAACTGGATCAGCATGCGCTCGATTCTCACGAGCGGGCTGCGGCGGCTGTTGACGAGGGCCGGTTCAAAGATCAGATCACCGCAGTGACTGTGACGGACGCAGACGGCCGCAGCAGTGTCTTCGAGAAGGACGAGGGTGTGCGCCGCGGCGGCACTCTCGAAAAGCTCGGTTCGCTCAAACCTGCTTTCTCCGAAGACGGTTCGATCACCGCGGGTAACTCCTCGCAGATCTCCGACGGTTCCGGCGCACTACTCGTCACCACCAGCGAGTTCGCGAAATCGCAGGGATGGACGCCTATCGCACGAATCCACACTGCGGTCGTGACCGGTGCCGATCCGATCACCATGCTCGAAGGGCCCATCCCAGCGACGGCGAAAGCTCTCGCCAAGGCCGGTCTCTCGATCGACGACATCGGCGCGTTCGAGATCAACGAGGCTTTTGCCTCGGTGTCGTTGGCCTGGCTTCGTGAAACCGGCGCCAACTACGAGCGGATGAATCCGAACGGCGGCGCCATGGCGTTGGGTCATCCCATCGGCGGTTCGGGTGCCCGACTGATGACTACCCTGGTACATCACATGCGAGAGAACGGGATCCGTTACGGATTGCAGTCCATGTGCGAGGGCGGCGGCATGGCCAATGCCACAATTCTCGAGCTGATCTGAGAATGCGCGGTGGCGGCAAACGCCGCCACCGCAACCGTGCCTGAGCGCACACAACTTCCGCCGACGCACGGGAACCCGCACACACGTCCAACTAGTGGACGAAAATACCCGCGCGCAAAAGCCCGGGATCTCTCAACGCGACCGAGAACGTCCCAGTCGCGAGGCCACCAAAACCTCGGTAGCGGATCGATGCTCGTCGCTCGCCCGGATCAGTTCGACTGAATCTTGGTTGCGAACAGCCTGCAGGATCCGCTCGTGATCGTCGGAAACCTTTTGGCGAGATGACTTTTCGTGGACGTATAACGCTCGATAGAAATCCGACAGGTACCACAGCCGTTCCACTTCCTGCAGTACCCGTCGCAGCGGTGAGTACTCGAACAGCCGGAAGTGGAACCGATGGTTGACCTCGAGAAACTCGGGCCCCTGCTCACTCGGCTCGGCATTGTCCACTTGTTCCTGAATGCGCTCCAGTTCGGCCACGTCAACACTGCTGAGGTCTATCGACGCCAGGATCTCAGTTTCGAGTAGGCGCCGCATCAGATACAACTCGGCAAGATCTTCACTGCTGAAGCGAGTCACGGTATATCCCGTGTTCGATTTGTGCTCGAGGACGCCCTCGGCCTGCAAGGTCGAAAGCGCTTCCCGCACCGGAATTCGACTGACGTCCAATCTCTCGGCGAGCTCTGCCTGGTGAACTTTTTGTCCGGGCAGGAGCTCACCGGAGACGATCATCTGCCGGATCTGTTGCAGGCAGCGTTGCGCACCAGTGGGTTCCTTCACGGTCAACACCCTAAACGTCACCGGGCACTGAACTGCGGTTGTTGCCGTGCGAGGTTGGCTTCGATACCGGCCACGCAGTCTTCGGTCCCCCACAACACGACCTGCTCGGCCAACTCACGCTCGAGCACGGTGGCCACCTCGTCGCGCAGTCCCCCGCGCAGTGTTTGCTTCATCGAGCGCACGGCCAGCGGTGCGTTGGCAGCAATTTCGTGGGCGTAGGCGAGCGCCTGCTCACGAATGTTCGTGTCTTCGGCCAGTCGATCCACCAGGCCGAGTTCGTGTGCCTGCGTGCCGGTAAGCCGCCGTGCGGTGTACAGCAGATCAGCTGCGGTTTGAGCTCCCACGACGCGAGGCAAGGTGACGCTGAGCCCGAATCCCTGATGGAAGCCCAGTGCGGCAAAGTTCGCATGCAAGCGGGTCGACGGTCCGGCAACGCGGAAGTCTGCGGCGCAGGCCAATCCGAGGCCGCCGCCCACGGCGGATCCCTGCACCGCCGCGATCACGGGAACGGGGATCTCGAAGAGACGCAGGGCCTCGGTGTAGATGTCGCGCACGGTATCGGCGCGGTCCGGTCCCAGTCCACCCTCACCGAAGTTCGCACCGGCGCAGAAATGCTTGCCGGCCGACGCGAGAACTATCGCCCGAATGTCACCATTGTCGACGAGTTCGGTTGCCGCGTCGGCAATCTGCCGGAGCACTTCCTGATCGAAGAAGTTCGCGGGCGGGCGGGAGAATTCGATGGTCGCGACGTGTCCGTCGATCTCTACGTGTACTGCATCGGTCATGACGTCAGCTCCAAAGTCGGGTGCGGGTCGGTTAGCAAACGGGGCAGTGACGGCGAGGCGGAAACGCCTCGCCCGAGCTGTACCGCGAGTGCGATCTCGTCGCCGAACTCGCAGCGCCAGGCGTGCAGGCGACGGGTCAGTTGCTGCAAGCGGTATTCCTGTGTCATGCCGATGGCTCCGTGAGCCTGGTGCGCGGCGCGCACACTGAGCAGCGCATTCTGCGAGACCACCAGTTTTGTTGCGAGCACTTCAAATTCGGCTTCGCGAGTGTTGAGAGCAATTGCCGTGCGATCGACGGCCAGCGTCGACATGGAGGCCATCTGGGCGAGGGTGACGATGTGCTGCTGCACGGCCTGGAATTGTGCGACGGGACGGCCGAATTGGACTCGTTCGGACACGTACCGCTGCGTGAGCGTCGAGACGGCTTCCATGGCTGCTGCCATCTGCACCGAACGCAGGAAGGCTCCGAGTCTACTGAGCAGCCGCACATCTACCGGGTTCTCACCGATCACGGCCGGTGCGCCGGTGAATGTCAGGCTTTGTCGCGGCTGACCGGCAAGATCTGTTCCGTCACCGACCTCGGCGTCTGCGACGTTCAGGATCACCACTCGGTCACCGAGTATCACTGCCACGACCGCCGCGGCGCCGGCCCACGGCACGTCGTACAGGGTTCCCGAGACGGTGACGTCGAAAGTTGCAGTGTCCCGGTGTGATCCCGGCGCTGTAGTGGCGATCCCGGCGGGTACCGGAAGACCGGCGGCTACGGCCAACCGGCCGGCCAAGTACGTCTCGGCCAGTGGCAGCGGCGCTGCGTGACGTGCTGCCGCTCGCTGCACGGTCACGGCGTCCAGCAGAGAACCACCGGAGCCACCGGCAGATTCGGGAAGACCAACCAGCGGCAGGCCCAGTTCGACTGCCGCGTCCCATAATCCGGTGGGCAAACCTTCGACTTCAGCTTTGGCAACCACGTCGGCGTCGGACTTCTCGGCAAAAAATTGCTCGACCATCGCTTCGAGGTCCGCATCAAATGCGTAATCATTGTGCTGTGAAACAGAATTCATCGGTTCAACCCCTTCACGATCACGGTGCGGAGAATCTCGTTGGTACCGCCGCGAATCGACCACGACGGCGCGACCAGTACCGCGCGGGCCAGTAGCGACTCGTACGGATCTTCGGACGCCAGGTCGGGGGCTCTACCGAGATGCCGCGAGACCACCGCAACGCAGTCCTGCTCGAATCGTGTTGCCATTTCCTTGATCAATGCCGCCTCGGTAACCGGCGAGCGGCCGGCGTCCACCATCCGGGCAATCGAGAGAGACATTCCGCGGAAAGCCCAGCAGCGTGCGGTAATCGATCCCAGATCGGCCAGCGCGGCGGGCCCACCGTCGGCCGCTTGATGAGCTGCCCAGTGTTCGAGCACCGGCATCAGCGACATCCACCGGTCGACGCCACCTCGTTCGAGCGCAAGTTCTCCGGTGTTTTGGCCCCAGCCGGCTCCGACGTCGCCGAGGCGACGCGAGTCAGGAACGAAGACGTCCTGGAACGACACCTCGCAGAAGTCTTCGCTTCCGTCGATGAACGGGATGGGCGAAACCGTCAGGCCCTCGCTGTGACGATCGATGATCAGTTGTGTGAGTCCGCTGTGTTTGTCGGCGGAGGTTCGGAGCAGGGCGAGGATGTGCGTCGCATGGAAGGCGCCGGTGGTCCAGATCTTGGTGCCGTTCACTTTCCAGCCACCGTCGACGCGTTCGGCGCGAGTTCGCAAGGACGCCAGGTCGGAGCCGGAATCCGGTTCGCTCATGCCGATCGAGAACGAGAACTCACCGCGTGCGATACCGGGCAGGAAGTGCTGCTTCTGCTCCTCGGTTCCGTTGGCCGCAATACTCGGACCGGACTGGCGGTCACCGATCCAGTGATAGCCGACGGGTGCGCCTCGGGCGAGAAGTTCTTCGACGACGACCAGGCGATCCACGGCCGAGCGTCCGCCGCCGCCGTATTTCTGCGGCAAGGACATACCCAACCAGCCGCGGCTTCCGATATCGCGGGAGAACTCAGGGTCCACGGCGCCTGACATTCCGAGTCCGAGCGGATAGCTTCCGGGCGTCAGCCGCTTGTCGAGGTACTCGCGTACTTCAGCTTGAAGGTCGAGTTCCTCGGCCGTCAATTCTGTTGCGTCGAAACGCATGGACGTCTCCGATCAGTTGAATACTCGGGTTTCAGAACGAACCCCGCCACACGAACTTTGAGGAAGATGATGGCATACAAAAATGTATACTAAATTGAATGTGACTGTCCGGCAAGTACACCCGACAGTCTCGGCTCTACCCGCCGAGCAGTACCGAATTTCCGATCTCGAACAGTCGCTCCGGCAGATCAGACCGCCGACGCAACCTCCCGATCCGCACGGAACCTTCCACGACATTCAGCGCAGCCATGACCGTGATTCGCGCCGTTGCAGGCTCGAGTCCTGGCCGCACCCCGTCGAGAGCCTTGACCCACGACGCAACGTACTCCCGCTGATTCTGCTCGCAGGAACGCCGAAACTTGTCAGGCAACTGATCGAGTTCACTGATCAGCAGTCCGATGAGATGACGCTCGTTGATTGCGAAATCGATATGCGCCGAGAGCAATCCAGAAAGGACCTCATCGGGACCGTCAGCTTTGGCGAGCGCATTCTCCACTCCGAGCCGGCGCCGCTCGCCGGCGCGCGATACTGCGGCCACAAGAAGGTCGATCTTGGCGTCGAAGTGGTTGTAGACATTGGGCCCCGTGGTACCGGCCGCTTCACCGATGTCTTCAGTGTTGACGGCCTGGTATCCGCGCTCATCAAATAACCGGATGGCTTCGGACAGCAACAGCTCACGACGAGACGTTGCCACCGGAGTGCGATCGGTAACGTGCGATGCTTCCGGCGACGAGTGCCCCAGATCGGTGTACGCGGCACGCTCGGCAAGATCGATCAACAGGAGTTCCATCTGCCGCCGAGGCAGCGAAACTCGATGCGAGGAAATACTGCTGAATACCGAAATGACCGCCCAGGCAAGCAGATAGCTGTCTTCCTCGTTCAACTCGGGGCGTTCGGTGCGGATCAATGCAGCATCCCGCGCCGCGACGCTCTTGAGTACGGTACGCAACTCTTCACGCTGCTCGTCGGGCAGATATCGCGCTTCACGCTGCCACAGGAGCGGGAGACCCCGTCGCCTCGACACCGACGACGCAAGCGTCGCGATCAGCGCTTTGAGGTCTTCGGATTGAGTCACGTTGTAGTACAGCGTGTCGATCCCACTGTTGACGGCAGCATGAAGGAGATCAGGTTTGTTACGGAAGTGCCGATAGAGCGCCGGTGCCGTGATTCCGACCGCTGCAGCCACCTGCGCAACCGACACATTGTGATACCCACGTTCACGGAAGAGGTCACCGGCGGCAGCGAGAATCTGCTCTTTACGGTCACTTGGCCTTCGTACGACCACGCGGACACTCTCCTTCGTTGCTACCGAAGTCTCATCTTTCGGCAGAATCTTGTTCTTATGAGTTAGTATTCACTTATTGACGGAAACTGTCAGCGTATCCCAGAATTCAGTCTCACCATCAGGTTAGAGAACCTTACCGCACCGAGCCGTCTGACACCCAACTTTCAGGGTACCGAGCCGAAGGGAGAATCGCGTGAAGAGAACCGTCTTCGACAGCGATCACGAAACATTCCGACAGATGATCCGAACATTCATCGCCAAGGAGGTCGTCCCGTCCTATTCCGACTGGGAGGAAGCCGGCATGGTTCCGCGGTCGCTGTACCGCCAACTCGGCGACCTGGCGATCTTCGGAATCGAGATTCCCACGGAGTTCGGCGGCGGCGGCCAGACCAGTTTCAAGTACCAGGCCGTCATTCGTGAGGAGACCGCTCGGGCCGGCGTCACCTTCGGCGCCGACGTCGTCCACACGGGCCTGGTCCTGCCCTACCTGGTCGAATACGGAAATGCGGAGCAGAAGGCGCGTTGGCTGCCCGGATTCCTCTCCGGCGAGATGATGACGGCCATAGCCATGACCGAACCCGGTGCGGGCTCCGACCTTGCCGGCATCACCACCACTGCAAAGCTTTCCGACGACGGCACCCACTACGTCCTCAACGGTGCCAAAACCTTCATTACCGGTGGCGTCCAGGCAGGCCTGATTCTGGTGGTGTGCCGCACCAGTCCGCGCACAGCCGAGAACCGGCGTGCCGGATTGTCGATCCTGTGCGTCGATACGCGCTCCGAAGGGTTTGTGGTCGGCCGCAAGCTGGACAAGCTCGGCCTCCGAGCGCAGGACACCGCTGAACTCTCCTTCACCGATGTCGTCGTTCCGACAGAAAATCTTTTGGGGACCGAGGGCGAAGGCTTCTCGTACCTCACTCAGAACTTGGTGCGCGAGCGACTGGGCGCAGCCGTCGGCGCTTATGCAAATGCCAGCGCGGCAATCGAATTCGCGAAGACGTACGTGCAGCAGCGTCAGGTCTTCGGAAAACCGGTGGCAAGTTTCCAGAACACGAAGTTTGTGCTGGCCGAGTGCTCGACGGAAGTCGCGGCCGCCCAGGCCATGGTGGATCGCGCACTCGATCTCGATGAAATCCGTGAACTCACCGTCGCCGACGCCGCCCGGGTCAAACTGTTCTGCACCGAGATGGCCGGTCGCGTCATCGACAAGTGCCTTCAGCTTCACGGAGGCTACGGCTACATGCGGGAGTACCCGATTGCCCGCCTGTATGCCGATACCCGTGTCAACCGCATCTACGCCGGTTCCAGCGAGGTGATGAAGACCATCATCGCGAAGGACATGGGTATCTGATCTCGAAGTTCCACCACCGCAACGGTTTTGTCGTGGGATGTCAGCGGCGTGGAATCACGGTGGCCAGCACGCTCGGAAGTTTCGACCAATCCGAGGTGATGTAACTGGCATGATCGCCGGCCAGTCGATCAAGTCGGTCCTGTGCCTCGCCTTCCGACGCGTGTGTCCCATCGATTGCGGGCGTCACGTTCTGAGCGTCCGTCATGATCAGCAGATAGCCACGTTCGTGGTACCAGCTGGGATCGATTGCGCCGCCGACGTATTCGGCTGCGTCACCGTCGAAGAGAACAAACCACGGTCGCACCGACGGGTCCGCGTACCGGGCAATGCGCGGATCACCCTCCGACGCACGATGCACCGCGGGGAACGCCGACGCTTCCTCGAGCCGATTCAGGGCCGCGAGATCGCGCAGGTGCGTTGCGTATTCGACATCCGCCCACCACGTATCGAGCGGATTCTTTTCCTCGATGGTTCCGGGAATCAACTCGAAGATGAACTTGCCGGCCATCGCGTTTTCCGACGGCCAACCTCGCTGGGTAACTGCCTCGTCCGGCGTCGAAAACTGATCGCCCACCAGATCGGCCGGGGTGAAGACGGCGTCGCCCAGCGTGCTGAGAATCAAAGCGTCGAGGTCGGCCGGGCCCCGCCCGTACCCCACTGTGAATCCGTCTTTGAGTTCGAGTTTGACCATCACCGGCGGATGTTCCGGATTGACGTCACTCCACGCCCGCATGTCGGCCAAGCATCCCGCGAAGCCTTGATCTCGAAAACCGCTACGTAGCCCCGCCGCATTCTGCGCACCGACGCAGTTACTGTTACTGCCAAAAGGATTCTCGTGCGAAACCCGCCAGTCCGTGCCCGCGACGTTGGTCCACAGATCCAATTCGATGAGAGCTGCGCCTGAGTCGAGAGCGTCGGCAAAATACGGGAAGGTCGACTTCTCGTAAGAATTGTGGACGCCGACGGACGTCGTATCACCAAACGATGTCATTCCGGGTACTGCACCTGCCACCCCGAATCCCGTCAGGGGGAGGACGAGGGCACCGAGCAACACCACACCTAATCTGCGCACCCGAGAACTCTCGCACGTCAGCGGCCATCAGGTGGCCGCTTTGCGCAGTTCGCTTGGATCCTCGAAGCAGCGCATTCTGTGCCGATGCGATGATTCTGGAGTAGTTCGTTCACAGTTCCGGAGGACAGTCGTGTTTCTGACCCAGTTCATTCATCGTGCCTTGCGCGAATCACCGGGACGTCCCATGACCGTCTTCGGAGATCGAACCTTCACGACGGCCGAGTCCGTTGATCGTGTGGCTCGGTTGGCGAGCGGACTCGGCAGCGGCAGGGGTGACTGCGTATCGCTTCTTGCATTGAATTCGGACCGTTGTCACGAGACAATTTTGGCCGGCTGGTGGTCCGGTGCCACGGTCAGCCCGCTCAACTCCCGGTGGTCTGCCGCGGAAATAGCTTATGCACTCAATGATTCGGGATCGACCAGCCTGATCGTCGACGAGAACTCAGCCCCACTGGTACCGGAACTACGCGAACTCTGCCCCGATTTGGGACGCGTCGTGTTCTGCGGTTCCGGAACGGTTCCGACGGGAATGATCGACTACGACAAGCTCATTGCCGAATCAGAGCCTGTCCCGGATCTCCGAATCGGCGACGACGCCGTTGCTCTTCTGCTCTACACCGGCGGTACAACCGGGCGCTCCAAAGGCGTGATGGTCAGCCACAAGGGATTGATGACGTCGACGCTGGGAACACTGGCTGCCGGCAAGCCTGCCGTAGCCGACGGCGTCAACCTGCTTGCCAATCCACTGTTCCATATCGCCGGTATCGCGAGTTGGATGGCGCAGAACATGATGGGCGGCACGCAGGTCTTTCTCCCCGTGTTCTCACCGCAGGCAATGCTCGAGGCCATCGACCGGCACCGGCCCACCACGGTGGGCGTTGTACCGACCATGCTTCACATGTTGGTTACCGCAACAGATCTCGACGCTTATGACCGCTCGAGTGTTCAGGTGGTTCGGTACGGCGCCTCCCCCATTTCACCGGCTCTACTGGAACGCTCGATGAAGGCTTTCCCTCGTAGTGGTTTCACGCAGGGGTACGGAATGACCGAGACCGCACACATCACTGTGCTGAGCGCCGCCGATCACCTCATTGGTGGCGATCTGCTTCGATCAGCGGGCCGCGCACTCCCCCATTGCGAAGTGCAGATCCTCGACCCCGCCGGAAACGAAGTGCCGTCTGGAACTGTCGGCGAAATCGTCACGCGCGGCGACCATCTGATGATCGGCTACCGCAACCTCCCGGAGGAGACAGCGGCGGCCTTCGCCGGCGGTTGGATGCATACCGGCGATGCCGGGTATCTCGACGAACGCGGATATCTGTTCATTGTCGATCGAATCAAGGACATGATCATCACCGGAGGCGAGAACGTCTACTCCACGGAGGTCGAGAACGCCTTGTCGCAACATCCGGCGGTTGCCGCCTGTTCCGTTGTGGGCGTGCAAGATCCGAAGTGGGGCGAGCGGGTCCACGCCGTCGTTGTTCTTCGCCCCGGCTCCCAGACAGATTTCGACGAGCTTCGCGCCCACGCGAAATCCCTTGTCTCCGGCTACAAAGCACCGCGATCGATCCAGTTTGTTGACGCCCTGCCTCTTTCTGCTGCCGGCAAGGTACTCAAGAGGGATCTGCGCGATGCTGCGGAGACAGGTGACGTCCCGCAATAAACAATTGCACCATCCGTCTTTCGGATTCTTCATCGGCCTACTTCACACCATCTGACAAGGATTTATGCGACCTTGCCGGAGCTCTGGGGGTTTGCCCGGGTGAGACGATTCCCAACTCGTAGGCGCGCACTACGAGCTGCGCCCGGTCTCGGGCAACGAGTTTGGTCATCGCCCGGTTCACGTGTGTTTTGGCGGTGAGCACAGTGATCCCCAGCGTGCGCGCGATCTCGTCGTTGGCGGCTCCGCCCGCCACTTGAACCACCACCTCACGCTCCCGCGGGGTCAGATCGTGCAGCAGGCTGTCGCCGCGAATCGCCGACCCGACGGGCCGCGCCAGGAACTCGTCCACCAACAACCTTGTGGCCGTGGGCGATAGCGGTATGGTCCCGCGCGCCACGGAGCGAACAGCGTCGAGTAGCTCCGCCGGCCGCGCATCCTTGCCCAAGAATCCAGCTGCGCCCGCACGCAGTGCCTTGGCAACATTCTCGTCGAACTCGAATGTCGTGAGGATCAGCACGCGTGTTCGCGCCAGCAGCGGATCAGCCGCGATCGCTCTGGTCGCCTCGATGCCGTCGAGGTTCGGCATGCGAATGTCGATGATCGCCACGTCCGGCACTGTCCGACGCGTCGCGCGGACGGCTTCGGCGCCGTCGCGTGCTTCGGCGACTACCTCCATGTCTCGTTCGGAATCGACGAGCAGACGCAATGTGCTGCGAAAGAGTGCCTGGTCGTCGGCGATGACCACCCGTATCGTCATCGGCTCCGCACCTCGTAGGCGGCGAGCGGGAGTTCGACGGCGACCACGAACCGGCCGCCGCTTCCGTCGTCGGCGTCCAGGTGTCCGCCCGCGGCACGCACTCGCTCGCTCATTCCGGCGAGTCCGAAACCACCTCCCGTCTTGCGCCGGCCCGCCGCGGCGATCCGGTTTCCGACTTCGATGGTCAGTGTCGACAACCGGTACGTCATGGTCAGGGTCACCGGTTCGCCGGGGGCGTGCTTGGCGGCGTTGGTGAGCGCCTCCTGAATGACCCGGTAGGCGGCCAGCTCCACATCCGGAGTGGCCGGGCGGACACTGCCGGCGACGATTGTCCGCACATCGAGGCCTGACGCGAGGGCCGCGTCGACGAGCGCGTCCACATCGCCCAGCCCCGGCACCGGCCCTCGCGGATCGTCATCGGCGGCACGAAGCATTCCGACGAGTCCCTTGATCTCGCGGAGGGCGGCCTCGGAGTTCTCGTGCATGCCGGCCAGTGCCTGCGCCGCGAGTTCGGGGCGGTCGAGCACGTGGCGCGCGGTCCCGATCTGCAAGTTGAGTGCGGCCAGGTGATGGGCGACCACGTCGTGGATGTCGCGGCTGATGCGCAGTCGTTCCTCGGTGACCCGACGCTCCGCTTCGTATTCGTAGAGTGCCGCCGACACCTGCGCGCGTGTCTCCACCGCCGTCACATAGCGGTTACGGGCTCGTGTTACGCCGCCGATGGATGCGCCCAGCAACGGCCAGCCGATCAGACCGACACGTTCCACGAGGAGCCACTGCGGGCCGAGTATCGCAGCAACACAGGTCAATCCGACGCAGACCGCGGCTGTCGCTGCTATCGCGGTCCGTGCTTCGAAGCGTGAAGCGAGGGTGCACAGACAGACGCTGAGGGGCAAGGTGGCGGCCGCGTTGAACTGGCCGGAGTAGGCGATGTAGGCGACGGTGCCCGCCGTGGTGATCGCGAGTGCCCACCACGGGTGGGTGCGTTTGACCGTGAGTGCGGCAGCAGTCGACACGACAATCAGTGCGGCGATCGTCGACGTGTCACCCGGGCGTCCGCCGCGCTGTTCGAATCGCAGCGCGATGACCCCGCAGGCCCCGACGAACACCGCGACTACGCCTGCCGTCAGCACCGGCCGTCGATACGACAGCTGCACCCACCGTTCCACCACATCCATGAGGAGAAGAATAGGAGTCAAGTGGGCATTTGCGACAGTCTTCTACTGCGGACGCGGTACGCCGGAAGACGAGAGAATTCGCGGAGCGCGAGGCTCGAAACGTGGGAAATGCTGCGTGTCGATCGCCGCCACCGCCCCGACCGCCTGTGACTGCGGATTGGGAGATCGCGAATACCGATACCCGCCGTGACCAGGGATTCGATGATTTGTCGAGTCCGCCGTCGCGGCACCGCCAGCAGATCGACGAGCCGCTACCGGGACCGTCAACTCCTTGCGGCACAACCTGAATCGGCGCTCGAAGGAGTTCGGGGCAAGTTCGCTGTTGACCCCAGATTGAGCCCAATTTGTCCGTTACAGTCACACGCAATTCCGGGCCGCCGCCAGTTGACACCCCGAACCCTCCACCCCATAGTCAAGGAGCCCCTGCATGTCCACCCCACTACTCGACCGCCTACCACGTACCCGCGGCAGATCCCGACTCCTGCGCGCCGTCCTGACCGGGCTGGCGGCGACCGGCATCGCCGCCGCGCTCGCAGTCCCCGCCGTCGCCGCGCCGGTCGGGGTCCCGGTATCACCCGGCGGCAACGCCGTCGGCTGGGGAAACAACGACGACGAGCAGGCCACGGTGCCCGCCCCGCCCGTCGGGCAGACCTACACCGCCGTTGCTGCCGGCGACGCTCATTCCCTCGCGCTGACCTCCGACGGACACGTCATCTCCTGGGGATCCAACGACTACGGTCAGCTCACGGGCACGCCGACCGGCGGGGGCTATGTTGCTCTCGCCGCCGGCGATTACCATTCTCTCGCGTTGAGCGCCGACGGCCACATCACCGCCTGGGGATCCAACGACTACGGGCAGCTCAACAACACGCCGACCGGCGGCGGCTACACCGCCATCGCCGCCGGCATCTACCATTCCCTCGCGCTGAGTTCCGACGGCCACATCACCGCCTGGGGAAACGGTGGCGAAGGGCAGCTGATCGGTACCCCGACCGACGGCGGCTACATTGCTCTCGCCGCCGCCGGCACCCATTCCCTCGCGTTGACCGGCGACGGCCACATCACCACCTGGGGAAACAACAACTACGGGCAGCTCACCGGAACCCCGACCGACGGCGGCTACATTGCTCTCGCCTCCGGCTACAGCCATTCCCTGGCGCTGACCGGCGACGGCCACATCACTTCCTGGGGACTCAACAGCTACGGGCAGCTCACCGGAACCCCGACCGGCGGCGGCTACACCGCGATCACCTCCAGCAGCAACCATTCCCTCGCGTTGAGCGCCGACGGCCACATCACCGCCTGGGGATGGGACGTCTCCGGGCAGGTGAGGGATACGCCGACCGGCGACGGCTACACCGCCCTGGCTGGCGGCTTCCGCCATTCCCTCGCCATAGACGCGTCGACCGCGCCGACTCTGACCGGCGCACCGCCCGCCGCCACCGCCGGCCAGCCCTACACCCACACCTTCACCCTCACCGGCTTCCCCACACCCACTGTCGCAGTGACCACCGGTGAACTCCCCGCAGGTCTGACCCTCACCTCCGATGGTGTCCTGTCCGGCACCCCGACCGCTGCCGGAACATACACGTTCACGGTGACCGCCACCAATGACATAGATCCGGCGGCAACCTTGGAGGTCACCGTCACCGTCGCGGAAGCCACGACCACCACGCCGTCGACCGGGTCCCTCGGCATACTCGGCACGATCTTCGGGTCCTGACCTCGACGCCCTGACCAGACCCTCCGGAAACCCGCCCCGAAAGGCACGCCACCATGGCACTACTCGATCACCCCCGCAGACCACACCGAAGCAG
Proteins encoded:
- a CDS encoding thiolase family protein translates to MRDAVIVDAVRTAVGKRNGSLSRMHAVSLSAHVLGALADRVDLDPALVDDVIWGCVGTLGMQSGCIARSSVLAAGWPEHVPGVTIDRQCGSSQQAVHQAAAGVISGQYDVAIAGGVEMMSAVPMGSARADARFGEPHGPLVWDRYNGVRFNQGMGAQMIAEKYGISRAELDQHALDSHERAAAAVDEGRFKDQITAVTVTDADGRSSVFEKDEGVRRGGTLEKLGSLKPAFSEDGSITAGNSSQISDGSGALLVTTSEFAKSQGWTPIARIHTAVVTGADPITMLEGPIPATAKALAKAGLSIDDIGAFEINEAFASVSLAWLRETGANYERMNPNGGAMALGHPIGGSGARLMTTLVHHMRENGIRYGLQSMCEGGGMANATILELI
- a CDS encoding GntR family transcriptional regulator, whose product is MKEPTGAQRCLQQIRQMIVSGELLPGQKVHQAELAERLDVSRIPVREALSTLQAEGVLEHKSNTGYTVTRFSSEDLAELYLMRRLLETEILASIDLSSVDVAELERIQEQVDNAEPSEQGPEFLEVNHRFHFRLFEYSPLRRVLQEVERLWYLSDFYRALYVHEKSSRQKVSDDHERILQAVRNQDSVELIRASDEHRSATEVLVASRLGRSRSR
- a CDS encoding enoyl-CoA hydratase/isomerase family protein is translated as MTDAVHVEIDGHVATIEFSRPPANFFDQEVLRQIADAATELVDNGDIRAIVLASAGKHFCAGANFGEGGLGPDRADTVRDIYTEALRLFEIPVPVIAAVQGSAVGGGLGLACAADFRVAGPSTRLHANFAALGFHQGFGLSVTLPRVVGAQTAADLLYTARRLTGTQAHELGLVDRLAEDTNIREQALAYAHEIAANAPLAVRSMKQTLRGGLRDEVATVLERELAEQVVLWGTEDCVAGIEANLARQQPQFSAR
- a CDS encoding acyl-CoA dehydrogenase family protein; translation: MNSVSQHNDYAFDADLEAMVEQFFAEKSDADVVAKAEVEGLPTGLWDAAVELGLPLVGLPESAGGSGGSLLDAVTVQRAAARHAAPLPLAETYLAGRLAVAAGLPVPAGIATTAPGSHRDTATFDVTVSGTLYDVPWAGAAAVVAVILGDRVVILNVADAEVGDGTDLAGQPRQSLTFTGAPAVIGENPVDVRLLSRLGAFLRSVQMAAAMEAVSTLTQRYVSERVQFGRPVAQFQAVQQHIVTLAQMASMSTLAVDRTAIALNTREAEFEVLATKLVVSQNALLSVRAAHQAHGAIGMTQEYRLQQLTRRLHAWRCEFGDEIALAVQLGRGVSASPSLPRLLTDPHPTLELTS
- a CDS encoding acyl-CoA dehydrogenase family protein, producing MRFDATELTAEELDLQAEVREYLDKRLTPGSYPLGLGMSGAVDPEFSRDIGSRGWLGMSLPQKYGGGGRSAVDRLVVVEELLARGAPVGYHWIGDRQSGPSIAANGTEEQKQHFLPGIARGEFSFSIGMSEPDSGSDLASLRTRAERVDGGWKVNGTKIWTTGAFHATHILALLRTSADKHSGLTQLIIDRHSEGLTVSPIPFIDGSEDFCEVSFQDVFVPDSRRLGDVGAGWGQNTGELALERGGVDRWMSLMPVLEHWAAHQAADGGPAALADLGSITARCWAFRGMSLSIARMVDAGRSPVTEAALIKEMATRFEQDCVAVVSRHLGRAPDLASEDPYESLLARAVLVAPSWSIRGGTNEILRTVIVKGLNR
- a CDS encoding TetR/AcrR family transcriptional regulator — protein: MVVRRPSDRKEQILAAAGDLFRERGYHNVSVAQVAAAVGITAPALYRHFRNKPDLLHAAVNSGIDTLYYNVTQSEDLKALIATLASSVSRRRGLPLLWQREARYLPDEQREELRTVLKSVAARDAALIRTERPELNEEDSYLLAWAVISVFSSISSHRVSLPRRQMELLLIDLAERAAYTDLGHSSPEASHVTDRTPVATSRRELLLSEAIRLFDERGYQAVNTEDIGEAAGTTGPNVYNHFDAKIDLLVAAVSRAGERRRLGVENALAKADGPDEVLSGLLSAHIDFAINERHLIGLLISELDQLPDKFRRSCEQNQREYVASWVKALDGVRPGLEPATARITVMAALNVVEGSVRIGRLRRRSDLPERLFEIGNSVLLGG